In Rhodopirellula sp. P2, the DNA window AGTTGGCGTCGACTTCTGGGACTGCACCGCCGGGTTCGTTTTCGACCAATCCATAGTGCGAGCCGCCGAGTTCGCGATGGGTTTGTCCGACCAGGAAGATCACGTTGCCGGCTTCCTTGGCGTCCATCGTGACCGATTTGCTGACATCATCGATTTGGCCCATCGCACTGATCAACAGGCTGGGCGGAATCGCGATGGTTTGCTTTTCGTTGTTGTCATCGAAGTAGCTGAACTCGTTGTTCAAGCTGTCCTTGCCGCTGACGAACGGCGTGCCCAAAGTGACCGCAAGGTCTTGGCAAGCGATCGCGGCCCGGACGAGCGACCCCAGCGTTTCGGCTCGATCGGTGTATCCCCAGCAGAAGTTGTCGAGGATGGCAATCTTGGAAGGATCGGCACCGACCGCGACTGCGTTCCGCATGGCTTCGTCGATCGCCGAAGCGGCCATGTGATACGTGTCGAAGTCGCCGTAGTGCGGGTTCATGCCGCAACTGATCACCAGACCACGGCGGCTGTTCAGTTTGGGACGCACGACGGCGGCGTCGCCGGGGCCATCGCATTGTGGGCCGACCAAGGGTTTGACGACGCTGCCCGCTTGGACTTCGTGATCGTATTGGCGGATCACCCAGTGCTTGCTGGCGACGTTGTAGCTGCCCAGGATTTTCAGCAGTGTTTCGGAGTTGGCCGCGGCGTCGCGGTCACCGACCGACAACGGTTTGGCCTTGGGTGGTTCGTAGATCGCGTCGCGAATCACGGGCGGACGTCCGTCGTGCAAGAACGACATGGCGACGTCGCCGACCGTTTGCCCGTGGAAGTTCAATTGCAGTCGACCGGTGGGAACAAAGCGGCCGATGGCGGCGGCCTCGACGCCTTCGCTTTCGCACAGCTCTCGCAGTTCGTCCCAGCGTTCTTGGGGAACGGCCAAGACCATGCGTTCTTGAGCTTCGGAGATCCAGATTTCGGTGTAGGTCAGGCCGTCGTACTTCAGTGGGGCTTTGTCCAGCCAAACTTCGGCACCGAGTTCTTCTCCCATCTCGCCAACCGCACTGCTGAAGCCGCCTGCGCCGCAGTCCGTGACCGCGTTGTACAGCCCGCGATCGCGAGCTTGCATCAGCACGTCGAGCACCATCTTTTCGGTGATCGCATTGCCAATCTGAACGGCACCGCCGGACAACGATTCGGATTCGCTGGTCAGTTCGGCACTGCTGAACGTTGCCCCGTGGATCCCGTCTCGTCCGGTGCGTCCGCCAACCGCGACGATCAAGTCGTTGGGTTTGACTTCTTTGTCTTCCATGCCGACAGGAATGATGCCGACGTTGCCGCAGTAAACCAGCGGGTTGCCGAGATAACGCTCGTCAAAGTAAACCGCACCGTTGACCGTGGGGATTCCCATTCGGTTGCCGTAATCACGCACGCCGGACACGACGCCTTGAATGACGCGGCGGGGATGCAGCACGCCTGGTGGCAATTCTTCGGGTGAAACGTCCGGTGGAGCGAAGCAGAACACGTCGGTATTGCAGATCGGCTTGGCTCCCATTCCCGTGCCCATCGGGTCACGGATGACGCCACCGATTCCGGTGTTGGCTCCGCCGTAGGGTTCCAAGGCCGAAGGGTGATTGTGCGTTTCGACTTTGAAGCACACGTGGTCTTGTTCGTCGAAGGTCACGATGCCCGCGTTGTCCTTGAACACGCTGACGCACCAATCGTCGTCGCCCAGGGACCGCCGAATGGTTTGGGTCGCTTCAAAGATTGTTTCTTTGAGCATGTTGTTGTACTGGCGTTCGTCGCCGCCAGGTGTGCCATCGGCACCGGGGCCCTTGTAGTGGATCCGGCCGGCCAATGTTTTGTGGCTGCAGTGTTCCGACCAAGTCTGGGCGACGGATTCCAGTTCGATGTCGGTTGGGTCACGTCCCAATTCGACAAAGTGATCACGGATCGTTTGCATCTCGACCAGGGTCAGATACAGCTGGCCTTCCTTGGAGAGTTTTTCCAGTCCGGCGTCATCCAGTTCGCGAATCGGCACGTGCACCAATTCGAATTCGCCAGCCGAACCGACATCCAATCGGTCCATCATCAGGGGCCCGATCACAAACGCTTCGATGGAATCGTTTGACAGGGCGCGACGGCAGATCGTTTCCAGTTGAGCTTCGTCGGCGCCCGCGATCCAGAACTTGCGGAATGTCTTGACTGTGCTGCCTTCGACACCGCTGTCGGCAAGCGCGCCTTGGGTGCTGGCCGCGACCGGATCCATCACACCGGGTTTGGGCATCACGTGCACCAAGTGTGGTTCGGATTCGATGCCACGCTCAGCCAGCAATTCCATCAACGATTCGGGAGCCTCGGACAGGTCCGCTTCGACCTGCGAAGCGTCTTTGCCGGGGTGCCCGACGACGACCGATTCCGTGATGGAATCGGCCAGCAACGTCGACGCAATTTCGTTGGCGGAAGCTTCGTCGATGTCGGCTTGGATCAAGTATCCCCGTGCCGCGGCGATCAGCAGGTCGTCGCCCAATCCAAGTTCATGGATTTCACGAGCCGTTTGTTCGCCGAGTCGATCGAGCTGACCGGGAGCAGGATGAATGTCGATTTGCCAAAGCGGCATGATGCGAAATCGGGGATTGAGGATGGAGACGGAAAAGAATCAGACAACCTTGGCCGCGGGTGGTCGCGGTTCGGTTTGAGCGGATTGTCGAATTTGTTTGGCGGTGTCGAGCCAGGTTCGCAGGGCAGTGTCGTCGCCCTGGTCCACGATGGTTTGCAATGTGTCCAAGTCCGACCGGGATTGTTCGATCGCACTCAGGATCGCGTCGCGGTTTTCGGAAACGATGGCGGTCCAAAGGTCCGCATCCCCCGCCGCCACACGAGTGGTGTCGAGCCAGCCGGTGCCAACCAGGGCGAGCATTTCGCGAGTGATTTGGCGTGCGGCGAGCGACGACAGCAAGTGTGGCAAATGAGACGTCAATGCCAAGGTGGCATCGTGCTGTTCGGCCGGCATCGTGACAATTCGTCCGCCGGTGGCTCGCCAGAATTCGGTTGCGGCGGTGATGTGCTGCGGCAGTTCTTCGCCACTGGGCGTGATCACGATGGGTTTGTCGTCAAAAAGGTCCGCCCGTGCGTGCTCCGCCCCGCTTTTTTCGCTTCCCGCGATCGGATGAGCCGGAACGAACTGTTTCGCCGCTGTCGTCCCCGCTAATTCGCGAACCAGACCCCCTTTGGTGCTGCCCACGTCGGTCAGGGTCAGCTCCGGAAAATGCCCCGCAAGTGCCTGAGCCAGCGACGCAATTCGGTTCACGGGCGTGGCGATGACGGCCAAATCACAGCCTTTCGCGGCGGCATCGGGGCGGTCGAAGACTTCGTCCACAATCGACCGATCCAGGGCCAAAGCCCGCGTTTCAGGCGAGCGGGCACAGGCGGTCAGTCGGACGGACGGCCAACGTCTGCGAATCGACAGCGCCACACTCCCACCCAACAATCCCAACCCGATGATCGCGACAGATCGACAGGAGGGCTCGGGCATGGGGCTGGATTCGATGGAGGCCAAAGGGCGTTTGCTGTGGATCACTCGCCATTCGGAGCGAAAGTCGTCAAGACTTTCGGCGAGTCTGTTTGGACAACGAAACTCTTGACGAGTTTCGCTACCCGAGACTGGAGATCCTGCTGAATACGAGAGCGCAGAAGAATACCTTAGAACCACCGCCGTTCCCATCGGTGGCAAACTGGCGTTTTTGAAGGAAACGCCACGATCGAAGCCGGTCTGATCGGACGCCCTCACATGGCAGCTCGCCATTCGTAGCGGAAGTCGTCAAGACTTTCGGCGAATCTGGGTGGAGAACGAAACTCTTGACGAGTTTCGCTACCCCTCCATTCGTAGCGGAAGTCGTCAAGACTTTCGACGAATCAGGGTGGAGAACGAAACTCTTGACGAGTTTCGCTACCCCCTCCATTCGTAGCGGAAGTCGTCAAGACTTTCGGCGATTCAGGGGGGAGAACGAAACTCTTGACGAGTTTCGCTACCCCCTCCGTTCGTAGCGAAAGTCGTCAAGACTTTCGGCGATTCAGGGTGGGAGAACGAAACTCTTGACGAGTTTCGCTACCCCCTCCATTCGTAGCGGAAGTCGTCAAGACTTTCGGCGAATCAGGGTGGAGAACGAAACTCTTGACGAGTTTCGCTACCCCCTCCGTTCGTAGCGAAAGTCGTCAAGACTTTCGGCGAGTCAGGTGGGAGAACGAAACTCTTGACGAGTTTCGCTACCCCTCCATTCGTAGCGGAAGTCGTCAAGACTTTCGGCGAATCAGGGTGGACAACGAAACTCTTGACGAGTTTCGCTACCCCCTCCGTTCGTAGCGGAAGTCGTCAAGACTTTCGGCGAATCAGGGTGGAGAACGAAACTCTTGACGAGTTTCGCTACCCCCTCCATTCGTAGCGGAAGTCGTCAAGACTTTCGACGAGTCAGGGTGGAGAACGAAACTCTTGACGAGTTTCGCTACGAGTGGCTGAGCCGGCTCGGCGACGGGGACGGTTTTTCGGCCGAATGGGGTTCATTTTCGTGTGAAGTTCAGCGATCGCTAGGGATGTTGGCTAGGATGATTCTTCGAGACGAGCGGGCACCTTGCTTGCCACCCGTCTTGATCCCTCCCCATCATCCCACCTGAATCTCATCCGTCGGAGAATGCCATGTTCCATCGGCAATGTTCCCGTTTGCTGCCCGTTGCTTTGTTGTTGTGCGTGGCCTCGCCGGCACTGGCTGATGCCAAGCCATCTGAACAAAAGAAATCACGACCACACATCGTGATGGCGTTCGCGGACGATTGGGGCTGCTACGCGAGTGCCTACGCGAAGCATTTTCCGGGCACTGCCAGTGAAGTGATCTCGACCCCCAAGTTCGATTCGATCGCACGCGACGGGGTGTTGTTCACCAACGCGTTTGTCAGCGCACCCTCGTGCACGCCGTGTCGAAGCTCGTTGATGGCTGGCCAGCCATTTTGGCGATGCGACAAGGCTTCGATTTTGCTCGGGGCGGTCTGGGATTTTTCGTTGCCGGCTTACCCGTTGTTGTTGGAAGAGTCCGGATATCGAATCGGACACACTTACAAAGTCTGGAGTCCCGGACGTCCCGGCAACGCACCGTACGGTGGAACACGCACAGCGTCCAACAAGGCCGGATCGAAGTTCAACGGGTTTTCGCAGTTCGTGATGAAGGCGGAGGATCGCGACGCGGCCAAGGCGAAGCTGTTCCATGAAGTTCGCCAGAACATTCGCAACTTCCTCGACGCCGACAACGACGGAAAACTCGATGGCGATTCGCCGATTTGCTACTGGTTTGGTCCGACCAACACGCACCGGAAATGGGTGGCCAAGAGCGGGCATGAACTCTGGGGCATCAACCCCGATGACTTGAAAGGCAAATTGCCCGCTTACCTGCCCGACGTTCCTGAGATCCGAGAAGACTTTGCCGACTACCTGGGCGAAGCGATGGCGTTTGATGCCGCGCTGGTTGTCTTGGACGAAGAACTGCAACGGCTTGGCATCGCGGATGACACGCTGCTGGTTGTCAGCGGCGATCACGGGGTTCCCGGTGTGTCGCGTGGCAAATGCAATCTGTACGACTTCGGAACTCATGTGCCGTTGGCGGTCCGTTGGCCGAGCGGCATGGAACATTCCAACCGTGTGGTGACGGACTTCGTTTCGTTGCCCGAATTGGCAACGACGTTCTTGGAAGTTGCCAGCGTCGAAGCGCCCGCCAGCATGATCGCTCGTCCGATCACCCCGCTTTTGACCAGCGACCAATCGGGACGCATTGATTCTTCGCGAGATGCGGTCTTCACCGGTCGAGAACGGCACGTCGCCATGGCACGCGAAGGAGCGAAGCCTTATCCGCAACGTGCCATCCAGTCCGATGATTGGTTGTACATCATCAATTTCGAGCCCGAGCGAACACCGATGGGGGACGGGCCCGAGATCGATGCCGACGACAGGGACATCCCATCCGAGGAGGACCTGCGTGAGAACACCTTCGCGGCGTACCCGGACCTTGACGCGAGTCCGACCAAGGCCTTCGTTGCGTTGAACCGCAAGCAGTATCCCGAAGCGTTTGAATTCATGGTGGGCCGCCGTCCACGGATCGAAATGTATGACCTGAAGTCCGATCCGGATTGTCTGAACAACCTTGCCGGGC includes these proteins:
- a CDS encoding prephenate dehydrogenase, with translation MPEPSCRSVAIIGLGLLGGSVALSIRRRWPSVRLTACARSPETRALALDRSIVDEVFDRPDAAAKGCDLAVIATPVNRIASLAQALAGHFPELTLTDVGSTKGGLVRELAGTTAAKQFVPAHPIAGSEKSGAEHARADLFDDKPIVITPSGEELPQHITAATEFWRATGGRIVTMPAEQHDATLALTSHLPHLLSSLAARQITREMLALVGTGWLDTTRVAAGDADLWTAIVSENRDAILSAIEQSRSDLDTLQTIVDQGDDTALRTWLDTAKQIRQSAQTEPRPPAAKVV
- the purL gene encoding phosphoribosylformylglycinamidine synthase subunit PurL, giving the protein MPLWQIDIHPAPGQLDRLGEQTAREIHELGLGDDLLIAAARGYLIQADIDEASANEIASTLLADSITESVVVGHPGKDASQVEADLSEAPESLMELLAERGIESEPHLVHVMPKPGVMDPVAASTQGALADSGVEGSTVKTFRKFWIAGADEAQLETICRRALSNDSIEAFVIGPLMMDRLDVGSAGEFELVHVPIRELDDAGLEKLSKEGQLYLTLVEMQTIRDHFVELGRDPTDIELESVAQTWSEHCSHKTLAGRIHYKGPGADGTPGGDERQYNNMLKETIFEATQTIRRSLGDDDWCVSVFKDNAGIVTFDEQDHVCFKVETHNHPSALEPYGGANTGIGGVIRDPMGTGMGAKPICNTDVFCFAPPDVSPEELPPGVLHPRRVIQGVVSGVRDYGNRMGIPTVNGAVYFDERYLGNPLVYCGNVGIIPVGMEDKEVKPNDLIVAVGGRTGRDGIHGATFSSAELTSESESLSGGAVQIGNAITEKMVLDVLMQARDRGLYNAVTDCGAGGFSSAVGEMGEELGAEVWLDKAPLKYDGLTYTEIWISEAQERMVLAVPQERWDELRELCESEGVEAAAIGRFVPTGRLQLNFHGQTVGDVAMSFLHDGRPPVIRDAIYEPPKAKPLSVGDRDAAANSETLLKILGSYNVASKHWVIRQYDHEVQAGSVVKPLVGPQCDGPGDAAVVRPKLNSRRGLVISCGMNPHYGDFDTYHMAASAIDEAMRNAVAVGADPSKIAILDNFCWGYTDRAETLGSLVRAAIACQDLAVTLGTPFVSGKDSLNNEFSYFDDNNEKQTIAIPPSLLISAMGQIDDVSKSVTMDAKEAGNVIFLVGQTHRELGGSHYGLVENEPGGAVPEVDANLAKQTFATVHQAIQSRLVRSCHDLCEGGLAAAAVEMALAGGLGMELDLASVAREQPSNDGVQTAAALSATEVLFSESNTRFLIECAPESADALAKIFADAGISLTQLGKVIESDKFTIRDGNTVVLETDIATAKSAWQAPLNW
- a CDS encoding sulfatase family protein, encoding MFHRQCSRLLPVALLLCVASPALADAKPSEQKKSRPHIVMAFADDWGCYASAYAKHFPGTASEVISTPKFDSIARDGVLFTNAFVSAPSCTPCRSSLMAGQPFWRCDKASILLGAVWDFSLPAYPLLLEESGYRIGHTYKVWSPGRPGNAPYGGTRTASNKAGSKFNGFSQFVMKAEDRDAAKAKLFHEVRQNIRNFLDADNDGKLDGDSPICYWFGPTNTHRKWVAKSGHELWGINPDDLKGKLPAYLPDVPEIREDFADYLGEAMAFDAALVVLDEELQRLGIADDTLLVVSGDHGVPGVSRGKCNLYDFGTHVPLAVRWPSGMEHSNRVVTDFVSLPELATTFLEVASVEAPASMIARPITPLLTSDQSGRIDSSRDAVFTGRERHVAMAREGAKPYPQRAIQSDDWLYIINFEPERTPMGDGPEIDADDRDIPSEEDLRENTFAAYPDLDASPTKAFVALNRKQYPEAFEFMVGRRPRIEMYDLKSDPDCLNNLAGHSDHAETEKQLHDRLIGELKRTGDPRMSEPVMFEHGMFVEPVGPGNKKKQPVAPKNKK